In a single window of the Fusarium falciforme chromosome 3, complete sequence genome:
- a CDS encoding VWFA domain-containing protein — protein sequence MVKIPFWSTLTGGVSKKKSDTDNNDQVNEKLPIREKKSEEIVGGPSAIQPPVVIVSDDASLHLEPVPDRKGLIVKVQPPTAPSTEIPHVPCDIVLVIDVSGSMAGAAPVPGEETNESTGLSILDLTKHAARTIIETMNEGDRLGIVTFASKAKVVQPLLSMTSENKERSRENVTSMRPIDATNLWHGLLEGIKLFKNVKSSNVPAIMVLTDGMPNHMNPAAGFVPKLRAMGQLPASIHTFGFGYHLRSGLLKSIAEIGGGNYAFIPDAGMIGTVFVHAVANLQSTFATRAVLKLTYSKALELEETTGASVEQQPPQPVDGSDDGEMELTLNLGNIQYGQSRDIFLRVNNISKLESLKEKDASSSLVNASIAYLKPGGEPTTPNAASKKTPFTPVKSVRRSVLDTSDLPASEIAYHESRAIICSFISSIFPIQPDGEHEVAKKLAESKKDELIALIENLPAKPFDDPKNESLKKEISSEDPKGQVFLALESMAYFNKWGCHFLPSLLNGHTRQICNSFKDPGPLQYGTESPLFISCRDLLDQAFDNLPAPEPSRAVPMPQHRGRARGSRSSGTRSSFLASSINMSKYRNVSGVCFAASTDVTLASGRIVQIRKLRRGMKVRTPRGSRRVAMVLKTPVEQELLCRMGKVLVTPWHPVSNDGKRWSFPANAAEGMVLYTGCVYSVLLERDRNSSAHAIRVGDMWGVTLGHGLTIGSDVRAHSFFGDYNNVGKSLLALGRRRHGVVIGGGVERDQDTGLVRGFKAPNKGVNEDV from the exons ATGGTG AAAATCCCCTTCTGGAGCACCCTTACAGGTGGAgtcagcaagaagaagagcgacACCGACAACAATGATCAAGTCAATGAGAAATTGCCCATCCGCGAGAAGAAGTCTGAAGAGATTGTTGGGGGTCCCTCTGCCATTCAACCGCCTGTTGTTATCGTATCCGACGATGCATCCCTTCACCTAGAGCCTGTCCCCGACAGAAAAGGCCTAATCGTCAAAGTCCAGCCCCCAACTGCCCCCTCCACGGAAATTCCACACGTCCCCTGCGACATTGTTCTCGTCATTGATGTCTCGGGCAGTATGGCTGGAGCTGCTCCCGTCCCTGGAGAGGAAACAAACGAGAGCACCGGCCTCTCCATCCTGGATCTCACCAAGCATGCCGCCCGCACAATCATCGAGACAATGAACGAGGGCGACCGTCTGGGAATAGTCACATTTGcaagcaaggccaaggttgtGCAGCCGCTTCTTTCCATGACCAGCGAGAACAAGGAGCGTTCCAGGGAGAATGTTACGAGCATGAGACCCATTGATGCTACCAATCTTTGGCACGGTCTGCTCGAAGGTATCAAGCTGTTTAAGAATGTCAAATCCTCCAATGTTCCTGCTATCATGGTTCTTACCGATGGCATGCCAAACCACAT GAACCCTGCGGCTGGCTTCGTCCCCAAGCTCCGCGCCATGGGACAGCTCCCAGCATCCATTCACACCTTTGGCTTTGGCTACCACCTCAGATCAGGGCTGCTCAAGTCTATTGCCGAGATCGGCGGGGGCAACTATGCCTTCATTCCGGACGCCGGCATGATTGGCACCGTGTTTGTCCACGCCGTTGCAAATCTGCAGAGCACGTTTGCCACCCGCGCCGTCCTGAAACTCACATACTCTAAAGCCCTTGAGTTGGAGGAGACGACTGGCGCGTCCGTGGAAcagcagcctcctcaacccGTGGACGGttccgatgatggcgagatGGAGCTGACCTTGAACCTCGGCAACATTCAATATGGCCAGTCTCGAGACATCTTCCTCCGCGTCAATAACATATCCAAACTGGAATCTCTGAAGGAGAAAGATGCTTCGAGTTCACTCGTCAATGCCTCCATCGCTTACCTCAAGCCTGGAGGTGAACCCACAACCCCCAATGCCGCTTCCAAGAAAACCCCCTTCACACCCGTGAAATCTGTCCGCCGCAGTGTCCTCGACACCAGCGACCTCCCCGCATCTGAGATTGCTTACCATGAATCCAGAGCCATCATCTGCagcttcatctcatcaatctTCCCCATCCAACCCGACGGCGAACACGAGGTCGCCAAGAAGCTTGCGGAATCTAAAAAGGACGAGTTAATCGCCCTCATCGAGAATCTTCCTGCCAAGCCTTTTGATGACCCAAAGAATGAATCACTCAAAAAAGAAATCTCGTCTGAAGACCCCAAGGGTCAGGTCTTTTTGGCCCTTGAGAGTATGGCCTACTTTAACAAATGGGGCTGCCACTTCCTCCCATCCCTCCTTAACGGACACACCCGTCAAATATGCAATTCTTTCAAGGATCCTGGGCCTCTACAATATGGCACTGAGAGCCCCTTATTTATTTCATGCCGGGATCTGCTCGACCAGGCATTTGACAATCTGCCTGCCCCAGAACCATCACGAGCAGTGCCAATGCCGCAACATCGCGGTCGTGCCCGTGGCTCACGATCCAGCGGCACACGatcgagcttcttggcctcatcCATCAACATGAGCAAGTACCGTAACGTCAGCGGCGTGTGCTTTGCAGCCTCGACAGACGTGACACTCGCCTCGGGTAGGATTGTACAGATCAGGAAGCTCCGTCGGGGTATGAAAGTGCGAACACCCCGGGGCTCAAGACGAGTCGCCATGGTTCTCAAGACACCTGTTGAGCAGGAGTTACTATGCCGAATGGGCAAGGTTCTTGTGACACCGTGGCATCCGGTGTCCAACGACGGGAAGCGCTGGAGCTTCCCAGCCAACGCGGCTGAAGGCATGGTGCTTTACACTGGATGTGTCTACTCCGTCCTGCTGGAGCGGGACCGAAACTCGAGCGCCCACGCTATTCGCGTTGGTGACATGTGGGGTGTGACTCTCGGCCATGGCTTGACCATTGGTAGTGATGTTCGAGCACACTCCTTCTTTGGAGACTATAATAATGTCGGAAAGAGTCTTTTGGCTCTTGGACGCCGCAGGCACGGTGTCGTGATTGGAGGAGGTGTTGAGAGAGATCAAGACACGGGATTGGTTAGAGGCTTCAAAGCACCCAACAAGGGTGTAAATGAAGATGTATGA
- a CDS encoding Acetyl-CoA C-acetyltransferase, whose protein sequence is MPQLPKGLSAVLTKAPSDTVILSAVRTPVCRSYRGHLKDAYPEELLATVLKGTLEANPSLDPATVDDVAVGVVLSELGGSKAARMALNHVGFKNTTSLYTVNRACSSSLQAITAVAGQIRTGMIDTGIAAGMESMTRNYGSKAIPVDLWPELRDSPNHHARDCIMPMGLTSENVAERYNVSRADQDALAVESHRRAARARSQGHFDGEIVPVTTRFQEVDKKGNKIGEEQQITVTADDGIRESVSIEALAKLKPAFKPDGASTAGNSSQVSDGAAATLLMRRSTATALGLQDQIIGKFVSAVTVGCDPDEMGIGPALAIPKLLNQHGLTNEDVSRWEINEAFASQALHCVRALGLEDAWAKEKVNPDGGAIALGHPLGATGARMTATLLHGLKRDGGELGVVSMCVGTGMGMAGLFVRE, encoded by the coding sequence ATGCCTCAGCTTCCCAAGGGCCTCTCGGCCGTCCTTACAAAGGCGCCCTCCGATACCGTCATCCTCTCCGCGGTCCGTACTCCCGTATGCCGGTCTTACCGTGGTCACCTCAAGGATGCCTACCCTGAGGAACTCCTCGCCACTGTTCTGAAGGGAACACTTGAAGCCAACCCTTCGCTGGATCCCGCTACTGTCGACGATGTAGCGGTCGGAGTTGTGCTCTCCGAGCTCGGAGGTTCCAAAGCGGCGCGCATGGCCCTCAACCACGTCGGCTTCAAGAACACAACCAGCCTGTACACTGTCAACCGCGCTTGCTCAAGTTCGCTGCAGGCCATCACGGCTGTGGCGGGCCAGATCAGGACAGGCATGATCGACACCGGTATCGCAGCGGGCATGGAGAGCATGACGAGAAACTACGGATCCAAGGCCATCCCCGTCGACCTGTGGCCCGAGCTGCGGGACTCGCCCAACCACCACGCCCGCGACTGCATCATGCCCATGGGCCTGACTTCTGAAAACGTCGCCGAGAGGTACAACGTCTCCCGAGCGGACCAAGATGCGCTCGCTGTTGAGTCTCACCGACGAGCTGCTCGTGCGCGGAGCCAGGGCCACTTTGACGGCGAGATTGTGCCGGTTACGACGAGGTTCCAGGAGGTGGATAAGAAGGGTAACAAGATTggcgaggagcagcagattACTGTCACTGCTGATGATGGTATTCGGGAGAGTGTCAGCATTGAGGCGTTGGCCAAGTTAAAGCCTGCGTTTAAGCCTGATGGTGCTTCGACGGCTGGAAACTCGAGTCAGGTGTCTGACGGTGCGGCTGCGACGCTTCTCATGCGAAGAAGCACTGCTACAGCCCTCGGTCTTCAGGATCAAATTATCGGCAAGTTTGTATCTGCCGTGACAGTTGGCTGCGACCCAGACGAGATGGGCATCGGCCCTGCCCTCGCAATCCCCAAGCTGCTAAACCAACACGGCCTCACAAACGAAGACGTCTCCCGGTGGGAGATCAACGAGGCCTTTGCAAGCCAAGCGCTCCACTGCGTGCgtgccctcggcctcgaggacgcgtgggccaaggagaaggtgaACCCCGACGGAGGAGCCATTGCCCTTGGACATCCCCTCGGTGCTACTGGAGCTAGGATGACGGCTACGTTGTTGCATGGGCTTAAGAGGGATGGTGGagagcttggtgttgttaGCATGTGTGTTGGAACTGGTATGGGTATGGCTGGGTTGTTTGTGAGGGAGTGA
- a CDS encoding Acetyl-CoA C-acetyltransferase, producing the protein MASNVELLHGQQKPEVIVVDDDVEAPTRPATPQETGPQDPPQVTLPSTEIPQSPIDPNESFKTEVNEDRPPVTVIPSSLTPPPSTQVNNHNASQTGPSKRTFSNSQQSNLFSPPATILNNIPERPLTSEYVPPASQQVLEASADELRTMLQTCITENQKLKMETAHHKLQYNLLSLQADEDSKRAAVEHEMIRREVDALRTAEHTRQARRELSTSSESTQAKYLQMKMWYETALEDNATLQRRVKTAKKVIQQKEEENMALAEERDVLLNRIRENRERMQMLCSPGGIFHGALTPKQQMAAASTPHRNSHRQAPRTQARQREGEYGLSALLQAMSQDNNSAPSTPMASHKPAPRHVGRHSRNAQSMSSLPTTPMNRPLGAHGGLLPSVDLVPQSEPQRYTQRQFIPTTPVAKTDSRRKSRESTISIDDTEELARQALESVAAAKTFASQASQGSQSRSHEEEDKEVFDSQASQAATELLRRDPRQSFEVASSAGSRDGTPGPVEKSARMQAKLLSNYKGDPEKRKFSGNYTSTEEARRDQGSPAKKSRVTGSFVDERRRLGLGIQYGQ; encoded by the coding sequence ATGGCTTCCAACGTCGAGCTGCTCCATGGCCAGCAGAAGCCCGAGGTCATCGTTGTTGACGACGATGTCGAAGCACCCACTCGACCAGCTACTCCTCAAGAGACAGGTCCTCAAGATCCTCCCCAGGTCACACTACCATCCACCGAGATTCCACAATCACCTATCGATCCGAATGAGTCTTTCAAGACCGAGGTCAACGAAGACCGACCTCCCGTTACTGTCATCCCATCATCTCTCACTCCGCCTCCCTCGACACAGGTCAACAATCACAACGCCAGCCAGACCGGGCCCTCTAAACGCACCTTTTCCAACTCTCAGCAGTCgaacctcttctctccccccGCGACCATTCTCAACAACATCCCCGAGCGTCCCTTGACGTCCGAATATGTCCCACCCGCTTCCCAGCAGGTGCTCGAGGCTTCAGCCGACGAGCTCCGTACCATGCTCCAGACATGCATCACAGAGAACCAAAAGCTCAAGATGGAGACAGCTCACCACAAGTTGCAGTACAATTTGTTGAGCCTCCAGGCTGACGAGGATTCGAAGAGAGCGGCTGTGGAGCACGAGATGATCCGTCGCGAGGTAGACGCGCTGCGGACTGCTGAACACACCCGCCAGGCTCGGAGGGAGCTCAGCACTTCGTCTGAGTCAACACAAGCAAAGTATCTGCAGATGAAGATGTGGTACGAGACTGCCCTCGAGGACAACGCGACCCTTCAACGTCGCGTCAAGACTGCCAAGAAAGTTATACagcagaaggaggaggagaacatGGCGCTCGCTGAAGAGCGAGACGTCTTACTCAACCGGATACGCGAGAACCGAGAACGCATGCAGATGCTCTGTAGCCCTGGCGGTATATTCCACGGAGCCTTGACCCCCAAGCAGCAGATGGCGGCAGCTTCGACACCACACCGCAACTCACATCGCCAAGCCCCTCGGACGCAAGCACGCcaaagagagggagagtATGGTCTCTCTGCTCTCTTGCAGGCCATGAGCCAGGATAACAACAGCGCTCCTTCGACTCCAATGGCTTCACATAAACCCGCGCCGCGGCATGTTGGAAGGCACAGCCGCAATGCCCAGTCCATGTCTTCGCTGCCTACAACGCCTATGAACCGGCCTCTAGGCGCACATGGTGGACTCTTGCCCTCAGTTGACTTGGTCCCTCAGTCGGAGCCTCAACGATACACACAACGGCAATTCATCCCCACAACCCCAGTTGCCAAGACGGACAGTAGGCGTAAGAGTCGCGAAAGCACGATTTCGATTGACGACACTGAGGAACTGGCTAGACAGGCTCTAGAATCAGTTGCTGCAGCTAAGACTTTCGCATCACAAGCATCACAGGGCTCGCAATCGCGGAGccacgaggaagaagacaagGAGGTCTTTGACAGCCAAGCCAGTCAGGCGGCCACGGAGCTGCTGCGGCGGGATCCGCGTCAGAGTTTTGAGGTGGCCAGCTCAGCGGGATCCAGGGATGGAACACCAGGTCCTGTCGAAAAGTCAGCACGGATGCAGGCCAAGCTGCTCTCGAACTACAAGGGAGACCCCGAGAAGCGCAAGTTCAGCGGTAACTATACCTCCACTGAAGAAGCCCGGCGGGATCAGGGAAGTCCAGCTAAGAAGTCACGCGTGACGGGGTCATTCGTCGACGAGCGTAGAAGACTCGGTCTTGGAATCCAATACGGCCAGTag